A genomic region of Dehalococcoidia bacterium contains the following coding sequences:
- the cobA gene encoding uroporphyrinogen-III C-methyltransferase produces MTVDVANGKVWLVGAGPGDPGLITVAGLEALRQADVVVYDRLVSPLLLSHARPDAELVFVGKEGGGESFPQRDIERLLIEKARQGKRVVRLKGGDPFVFGRGGEECLALAEAGVPYEVVPGVTSAVAAPAYAGIPVTHRGLSSSLAIVTGHEDPTKEESALRWESLATATDTLVVLMGTRTMPELVQRLQSHGRPPDTPVAVVRWGTTPEQETVTGTLADIVARVEKAGLRPPTVVVVGEVVRLRRQLLWFERRPLFGRRVLVTRARHQAGELSRLLLEAGALPVEVPVIEIEPLDEGPAAAEALEGLSRGAYRWLLFTSANAVDHFFRLLEARGRDARALAGVKVAAIGPGTAQALKARGIRPDLLPGEYVAEGLAAALSPHLRPGDGVLLPRAEEARPALVEALAALGARVQVLPLYRARLPDRVPPEALDMLRRGEIDVVAFTASSTVRNLVAILGGEADCLQRVAIACIGPITARTVREVLGRSPDVVAEEYTMAGLVEALCRRLGPARAPEGSWET; encoded by the coding sequence GTGACAGTGGACGTGGCCAACGGCAAGGTCTGGTTGGTAGGGGCTGGGCCTGGCGACCCGGGCCTCATCACCGTCGCCGGCCTGGAGGCCCTTCGTCAGGCCGATGTAGTGGTCTACGACCGCCTGGTTTCGCCCCTGCTCCTCTCCCACGCCCGTCCCGATGCCGAGCTGGTGTTCGTCGGCAAGGAGGGTGGCGGCGAGTCCTTCCCCCAGCGAGACATCGAGCGCCTGCTGATAGAGAAAGCCCGTCAGGGGAAGCGGGTGGTGCGGCTCAAGGGCGGCGACCCCTTCGTCTTCGGCCGCGGCGGAGAGGAGTGCCTCGCTCTGGCGGAAGCAGGGGTCCCTTACGAGGTGGTGCCGGGAGTGACCTCGGCGGTGGCCGCCCCGGCCTATGCCGGCATCCCGGTCACCCATCGCGGCCTCTCGTCGTCGCTGGCCATCGTCACCGGCCACGAGGACCCTACCAAGGAGGAATCCGCCCTGCGGTGGGAGTCCCTGGCCACAGCCACCGACACCCTGGTGGTCCTCATGGGCACCCGCACCATGCCGGAGCTGGTGCAGCGACTGCAGTCCCACGGCCGCCCGCCCGACACGCCGGTGGCCGTTGTGCGCTGGGGCACCACCCCCGAGCAGGAGACGGTGACGGGCACGCTGGCCGACATCGTAGCCAGGGTGGAGAAGGCAGGGTTGAGGCCGCCCACGGTGGTGGTGGTGGGGGAGGTGGTGCGCCTCCGGCGGCAGCTCCTGTGGTTCGAGCGGCGCCCCCTGTTCGGCCGACGAGTGCTGGTGACCCGCGCCCGCCACCAGGCCGGGGAGCTGTCGCGGCTCTTGCTCGAGGCAGGTGCCCTGCCCGTGGAGGTGCCCGTGATCGAGATCGAGCCGCTGGACGAGGGCCCGGCCGCCGCCGAGGCCCTGGAGGGCCTGTCGCGCGGGGCCTACCGCTGGCTCCTGTTCACCAGCGCCAACGCCGTGGACCACTTCTTCCGTCTGCTGGAGGCCCGCGGGCGCGACGCCCGCGCCCTGGCCGGGGTGAAAGTGGCAGCCATCGGCCCTGGCACCGCCCAGGCGCTGAAGGCCCGCGGCATCCGTCCCGATCTGCTGCCAGGAGAATACGTCGCCGAGGGTCTGGCCGCGGCCCTCTCGCCCCACCTGCGGCCCGGCGACGGGGTGCTGCTGCCGAGGGCAGAGGAGGCCCGCCCGGCCCTGGTGGAGGCCCTGGCCGCCCTGGGGGCGAGAGTGCAGGTGCTGCCCCTCTACCGGGCCCGCCTGCCGGACCGGGTGCCCCCGGAGGCCCTGGACATGCTGCGCCGGGGCGAGATAGACGTCGTGGCCTTCACCGCCTCGTCCACCGTGCGGAACCTGGTCGCCATTCTGGGCGGCGAGGCCGACTGCCTGCAGCGGGTGGCCATCGCCTGCATCGGCCCCATCACCGCCAGAACGGTGCGTGAGGTGCTGGGCCGCTCGCCCGACGTAGTGGCCGAAGAGTATACTATGGCCGGACTGGTGGAGGCCCTGTGCCGTCGGCTGGGGCCTGCCCGCGCCCCCGAAGGGAGCTGGGAAACGTGA